A genomic window from Patescibacteria group bacterium includes:
- the rpsD gene encoding 30S ribosomal protein S4 produces MSTGHSKCKICRRTGEKLFLKGEKCFTPKCVFNKKPYAPGKLDSERKHRSQLTEYGRQLREKQKVRNMYGLREEQFSRYVKEASSHAGTNPAEVLYERLESRLDNVVFRLGIAVSRPLARQMVSHGHITVNGRRVTIPSYRLKTGDVLGVRDNSKQNKLFMELGSKTLKQTYPTWLSFSPDVLKGEMKGAPRMEKSDNLFDLASIVEFYSR; encoded by the coding sequence ATGTCAACAGGACACAGCAAATGTAAAATATGCAGAAGAACAGGCGAGAAGCTTTTCCTCAAAGGGGAAAAGTGTTTTACTCCTAAGTGTGTTTTCAACAAAAAGCCCTACGCTCCCGGAAAACTCGACTCAGAGCGCAAGCACCGGTCACAATTAACGGAATACGGACGTCAGCTTCGCGAGAAACAAAAAGTTCGCAACATGTATGGTCTCCGGGAAGAACAATTTTCTCGTTACGTGAAGGAAGCGTCATCCCATGCGGGAACCAATCCGGCCGAAGTACTCTACGAACGTCTTGAATCACGGCTGGACAATGTTGTCTTTAGACTTGGTATTGCGGTGTCGCGTCCTCTTGCTCGGCAAATGGTGTCACATGGTCATATCACCGTAAATGGAAGGAGAGTCACCATTCCTTCATATCGGTTGAAAACAGGCGATGTGCTGGGGGTACGGGACAATAGCAAGCAGAATAAGTTGTTTATGGAGCTTGGTTCCAAGACCCTCAAACAAACCTATCCCACATGGCTTTCGTTTAGTCCCGACGTATTGAAGGGCGAGATGAAAGGAGCTCCCAGAATGGAGAAGTCAGATAACCTGTTTGATCTTGCATCGATTGTTGAGTTCTATAGCCGATAA
- the rpsK gene encoding 30S ribosomal protein S11 encodes MGKKRIVKKGAGSVDAGLKSRALSRVSKRRVVAGTLHVQATYNNTKVLLSDKEGNALAWSSSGALGFKGAKKGTPFAAAKIGELIGEKAAMMGVQEVNVIVRGVGSGRESAVRAFSSKGIDISAIVDKTPVPHNGPKPKKPRRV; translated from the coding sequence ATGGGAAAGAAACGAATTGTAAAAAAAGGAGCGGGTAGCGTTGATGCCGGATTAAAATCCAGGGCGCTTTCTCGTGTTTCTAAAAGGAGAGTTGTTGCCGGCACTCTTCACGTACAAGCAACATACAACAACACCAAGGTGCTTCTCTCTGATAAAGAAGGCAACGCGCTCGCGTGGTCTTCCAGCGGAGCCCTCGGATTCAAGGGCGCAAAGAAGGGAACGCCTTTTGCGGCCGCAAAAATAGGTGAATTGATCGGAGAAAAAGCGGCGATGATGGGAGTACAAGAGGTTAACGTCATCGTGCGTGGCGTAGGGTCAGGAAGAGAATCGGCAGTAAGAGCATTTTCCAGCAAAGGTATTGATATTTCCGCAATCGTGGATAAGACACCGGTGCCGCACAATGGCCCCAAACCAAAGAAACCGCGACGCGTCTAA
- the rpsM gene encoding 30S ribosomal protein S13, with product MRIAGITIPEEKRLEIGLTAIYGVGRPLAHRILDKVKVSHGKKPKDLSEDEENRVRKAVEELRIEGDLKREVAGNIKRLKDIGSYRGSRHAKRLPSRGQRTKTNSRTMRGNVRKTMGSGRKKVEKK from the coding sequence ATGCGTATCGCAGGTATTACAATTCCAGAGGAAAAAAGACTAGAGATCGGCTTGACGGCTATTTATGGCGTGGGGCGTCCTTTGGCGCACCGGATATTAGACAAGGTGAAAGTTTCCCACGGAAAGAAACCGAAGGATCTTTCAGAAGACGAGGAAAATCGCGTGCGCAAGGCGGTTGAAGAGCTCCGCATTGAGGGTGATCTCAAGCGCGAGGTTGCGGGGAATATCAAGCGGCTGAAAGATATCGGCAGTTATCGCGGTTCGCGGCACGCCAAACGACTTCCTTCACGCGGACAGCGCACAAAAACAAATTCAAGAACAATGCGTGGTAACGTGAGAAAGACCATGGGTTCCGGCAGAAAGAAAGTAGAGAAGAAATAA
- the rpmJ gene encoding 50S ribosomal protein L36 — MKVKTSVKKMCAKCKMVRRKGRIAIVCENPRHKQRQG; from the coding sequence ATGAAAGTAAAAACTTCCGTAAAAAAAATGTGCGCAAAGTGTAAAATGGTCCGCAGAAAGGGTCGTATTGCCATTGTGTGCGAAAATCCGAGACATAAGCAGCGTCAAGGATAA
- the infA gene encoding translation initiation factor IF-1 has product MNEKKGKEEVALGVVTEALPNTLFRVSLPTGSEMLAYLSGKMRMHRIKVLVGDKVEVVLDPYGGKGRIIKRV; this is encoded by the coding sequence ATGAACGAAAAAAAAGGAAAAGAAGAAGTTGCGCTAGGGGTGGTAACGGAAGCATTGCCTAATACGTTGTTTCGTGTCTCACTTCCTACGGGGAGTGAGATGTTAGCATATCTTTCAGGCAAAATGAGAATGCATAGGATCAAAGTGCTTGTCGGTGACAAGGTAGAAGTCGTTTTAGATCCGTATGGCGGGAAGGGGAGGATCATTAAGCGAGTGTAG